In Trichoderma atroviride chromosome 2, complete sequence, one DNA window encodes the following:
- a CDS encoding uncharacterized protein (EggNog:ENOG41~TransMembrane:1 (o431-449i)), with protein MIVGQSSETLIAAPHALPMDRMMYPRNGGREPVDALGLYTLMPAPAILSQQTRDMIPNYIEVYWDKVHSQHPIIHRPTFENPTNIPEDQLEILKCAMAAVATQFLEHVEHRANGHQLHTYAMDKAKMYTDSGAPEWPIVQATILGEYYAVFRGRNKKAYQKSPRFEALFQMVINAQTAYPSNMESCDASQQWNIWVHVESRRRLLAACFLLDVHASSYLEQPRAAVIGLDYTDPATLPVPLSMGTLHLWDAQDYEEWSRMSQAAMPETIGATSLEHISAANIASIPAFDASLFLLAFVLQLPQRQTLTKVDLLDNASSISMSHFRIMNLFPDSPVAMSHLALHYTPLHTLLSVSGDSWVFNKKVLQATEFMEHQRELEKWRDSGSAAVAAAFAARALNLFLGISRYASKDGNASSISPRFQRAQKKDISDFWGIYVCALICWAFGHIGISRSETKAPTRKAAIQWLLDVSSMEPGQIEEMTVRYKQVGSGAVSLARATLEKECLGGRNILLADAVGVLKKLEEGDNYRRF; from the exons ATGATCGTGGGTCAGTCAAGCGAGACTCTGATTGCGGCACCGCATGCGCTGCCGATGGACCGCATGATGTATCCTCGCAATGGCGGTCGCGAGCCTGTAGATGCTCTGGGCCTATACACTCTGATGCCCGCGCCTGCAATTCTAAGCCAGCAAACCCGAGACATGATCCCCAATTACATCGAGGTATACTGGGATAAGGTGCATTCTCAGCACCCAATAATCCACAGACCAACATTTGAGAACCCTACGAATATACCCGAAGATCAACTCGAGATACTCAAGTGCGCCATGGCGGCTGTCGCCACCCAATTCCTCGAGCATGTAGAACATCGCGCCAATGGACACCAGCTGCATACCTATGCGATGgacaaggcaaagatg TACACCGACTCTGGAGCCCCAGAATGGCCGATTGTGCAAGCTACAATTCTAGGCGAATACTATGCCGTCTTCCGaggaagaaacaagaaggCATATCAGAAATCGCCTCGCTTTGAGGCACTTTTCCAAATG GTCATCAACGCACAAACCGCCTACCCATCGAACATGGAGTCGTGCGACGCTTCCCAGCAATGGAACATTTGGGTCCATGTGGAATCAAGGAGGCGCCTCTTAGCTGCCTGTTTCCTGCTTGATGTCCATGCATCGTCGTATCTGGAACAACCTCGTGCCGCAGTTATTGGCCTGGACTATACAGACCCTGCGACTCTTCCGGTGCCGCTGTCAATGGGCACGCTACATCTATGGGACGCACAAGACTATGAAGAATGGAGTCGCATGAGCCAAGCAGCTATGCCAGAGACTATTGGAGCGACGAGTCTTGAGCATATTTCTGCTGCTAACATTGCATCGATTCCTGCCTTTGACGCATCGCTGTTTTTGCTCGCATTCGTTCTTCAGCTTCCCCAGCGACAAACTCTTACAAAAGTTGATCTTTTAGACAATGCTTCAAGTATTAGCATGAGTCACTTTAGAATTATGAATCTGTTCCCGGATTCACCAGTCGCCATGTCACATCTTGCCCTCCATTATACCCCGCTGCATACCCTCTTGTCAGTCTCAGGCGATAGCTGGGTTTTCAACAAAAAGGTGCTCCAAGCCACCGAGTTCATGGAGCATCAGAGAGAGCTCGAAAAATGGCGAGACTCTGGCAGTGCCGCCGTCGCAGCCGCCTTTGCCGCTCGAGCTCTCAACCTATTCCTCGGAATCTCAAGATATGCGAGCAAGGACGGAAACGCCTCCTCCATATCTCCACGTTTCCAGCGCGCTCAGAAAAAGGACATTTCCGACTTTTGGGGCATCTACGTCTGCGCCCTCATCTGCTGGGCCTTTGGACACATTGGCATCAGCCGCTCCGAGACAAAGGCGCCGACTCGGAAAGCCGCCATACAGTGGCTGCTTGACGTGTCGAGCATGGAGCCCGGCCAGATTGAGGAGATGACTGTGCGGTATAAGCAAGTTGGCTCCGGCGCGGTGAGCCTTGCGCGCGCGACGCTCGAGAAGGAGTGTCTGGGCGGGCGAAATATCTtgcttgctgatgctgttggtgTTTTGAAGAAACTAGAAGAGGGTGATAACTATAGACGATTTTAG